The DNA segment acagttttatttatacGAGTAATGCACAATTAAACATCGTTGTTTGGGCAGCGGTCATCAAGCCTCTCCAAATTCCTTCTAAATTGTGTGTCTGCCCTCTCCAGCTTCTCCAGTGCAAAGTGCATATTTTCTATGACATGGTTAACCAAGTTCACTGACACATCATGATTATCAAAATCTGCCCTAACTTGTAGGATCTCATTGAAAGCTTCATTCAAGTGTCTGAATATATCAGAAACACTATCCATAGGGCAACTTTCTTCTATTTTCACCTTCGTATCAGTTACAAGTTTATGGTCTGACACGTTCATAGCAACCTCTGCCTTTTCTGCTGCAATCAACATCTCCTCTAACTTAGACCAGAAAACCCACGGTAAAGGTACTTTCTCATACGAGCTTTGGCCTTCCAAGACATATGGGAGATTACTCAATCTACCCAATGCAGCTGCAGCTTTCCCATATACATCATTCATAATgccttgcaaaaatgaaaagtCTTGGATGGCATCTCTCAGTCGGAGCTTTCTTTTCTTCATACAATCACAAACTTCAGCTGTAAAGATAAAACTACATTAGTAGTTGCATTATTGAAGTACAGTAATAACTAGTTCgtcaattttccttaaaattttatacGGAACAATGAACACAGTTTCCAAGATTAATCTGCACTTAACAAACGTAACTGAACCCAACCTACCAGGAAGGTGAGTAGAACCAGCATCCAAAGACCCTTCATTGGCAGATAAAGTACGTCTTCCAAGTGTCgactctctctccccttcagacCCTGTGGGTGCTAATCTCAACGGGGGAACTATATGCTTTTCAGCAGTGTCTGATTTAACTAAGTTTAGGGCAAACACTGCATTGATAGCATTTACTGCATTTTCCGCATTGACAGCATTTTCAGCATTCCCAGCATTTTTAGCATGTACTGCATTGTCGGCATTCTCTGCACTCAGGGCATTTTTGGCATGGATGGCGTTCTCTGCATTAACAGCATTCTCAGCATTAACAGCATTTTCTGCATTCAAGATTTTTCCAAGATCCAAGTTATCATCAAGATCAGGACTTTCTTGGGAGCTTGACCTTCCAATCTGGCTCactatttgataaatataatcataaattagACTTAAAACAATGTAGACCAAAAAGCAAATTTATCTGCTCTAGCAATTTATGTACACAGTACTGCATTGTTACTGCTCAACTTTTAAGCATTGTTTCAAGCCCGTTTCAAACcaaatacagtataaagaaaCTTCCAAAAGTTTTAAAACAGTGCCACTACTAATGAAGTAACCATATCTTTTGCCCATAATAAAATCCATACTATTAAAGGCCTCTACAAaattagaatacagaatttaggccaaaggccaagcactgacacctacgaggtcattcaaagctgaaagggaaatggacaggaggtttgaaaggttaaaacgtttgaaaggttaAAACAGGTGCTGGAaaattgttagagggtggaaagtcagatgaagaaACCCTTGGTACAGTGCAGGAAAACAGATTTGACCAGGTGAGGAACACAGCTAACAACCCCAGTGCTCCACACAATAACCCCTACAAAGCAAAGCCTCTAGAGACTACCTTCACAGTTTACATTACACTGAattgcaaataaatacataaaatatcaaaagtacTTACAATTTGTATTTTGCACCTGGCCCCCAACTTTTAGCACCATTTGCTACACAACTTTAGCAAGTACCAAGGCTGAACGAGTTATTTCCTGCATTTTGCCATTCCATCTACTAATTCAGTGTTGAAAGAGATTACAATTTGAAAACTAGTTTGCCTTTCTAATGTCCATGTCTAGTCGTGGaacacttaaaataagtctacttACAACACTCCCCATCATGTCTCTTCTCCAAACAAGGGTTGTCACACTTAGCAGAATTGAAGCTACATTCATTTCCGTAAGTCACACCATTGGAACCACAAATTGGTCTATATTCTAGGGTACATATCTCAATGGGACACCCAGGACCTGCAGTCAAAGTTGTAAAGCTGAGAGCTTTGAATTAAAATTATGCCCAATACAGCAGTACTAACTCTTCACTGCTACAACCAAAGCAATTCGTGTTTGGCTCGAAGCTTCATTTTACACTGGTTTAaccaaccccccctttttttttttaaacttagggTAAACTGGTATGCAGGATAACACCTAGTTTgctattttcatcaataaaaaagCCATGAAACCAACCAGAATTGGGAGGCTTATACTTACTACATTCTCCAACATGTTTGAAGCCAATGCACTTGTTCATACAAGAGGCTACACCTAGAGCACAGTTGTTACCGTAAGTTCTTCCATCAGTCCCACAAACTGGATCATAATTTTCAGGACAAGCCTGTATGCATGTATCTTCCTGTTGAAAggatatgcattttattatactaaaaactaaaaaggcaattttatttaaacattgttaaataaacaaaattaaaatgaaagctaACTAAATCCTCTGAGGACAAAACCACATTGAAAACTAATAATGGCTCCAAATCCTCCGACAACGGTGGGGCTGCAAAATATGTCTCCTCTGATCCAGTGTTAAAGGTTTATCtgtaatattaatgttattttcatgttaagAGCTATAACTCAGATACTGTATCATTCCTAGGCCTTAATTCCTCATAGTATGAAGTATCCtcagaggaaaatatatttcaggtgTTAACCATAGACCCTCATTCCTCAGAATGAGGGTATCTTTAgtacaaaactatatataaatggataaatgcTGAGCCAAAGAAACTTTTATTCAACCAACAATATATTGTCAGCAGATCTAAAGTCTATAGTTTTCTGAATCCAGAATCAATATTTGATGCTCTAACGCCTCTAGTGTTAGATCAGGACAATTAGTTTCTCAGGACCATGTCATTTAATTTACCCTTAAATGAAATCTTAAAACTAAAGTCAAGCAAGCATCAGTAGTGAGGATCTTCACTGAAGTGGTATTTTGTACTAAACTTAAAATCTTCTATATACTCCCAGGCCCTCCCACTTTATTGCTAGTGTTTTTAGGTACAAAATGCCTCATTGCCTTAAAGAGAACTGACCCACTCTCCCAAGATTATGGAATATTTTGTCCTAAGTCAACTTTCATACAATTACCAGACACGAAGTCCCCAAGGAACCAAACCCATAGTCTTACATAGTTATTTTAAATGTCTCACTGGCTTGAAGTCTGTAAATGGCAGTTATAAATATTCAACAAGGGATATCATACCAAAAAGGTAAGTCCCATATTGAGGCAACATAAGTAATCTTAATGACAAAACTGTGCCAAAAGTCTCAGAAAGCTAAAGCTTATTTACAATCCCTTGCCTTACAAAAACTATATTACCAagatttgtcattttcctttaataaacTGAGGTAGGAGTATCACTAGCTGCATTACCAAAAGCTCTGCAACAAAAAATAGATCAAACAAGCCATTTATTaaacccattttttttacaaagtaaattcTGAAGCACTGGAAGACTTACCACATTCGCCTTTATGCTTCAAGCCAAGGGTCTTGTCATTGCAAATGGCTACTTCTAGAATACATGGATTACCATAAGTTTTACCGTCTGTGCCACAGACAGGATCGTAAAGTTTATTGCAGCCTTTCGAACAAGGATCACCTGTTTTGAAAGTCAAACACTGAAAACCAAAGGTTATAATCTGAAAACCAAAATTTACTAAATTCAACAATTTCAATCTAGGAGTCAACCCATGGTGAAGTCTAAAATTTATTCAAGGAACTTTAGATAAAAACTAACATTTAGCAAATGGTACAAACTTTCcatgtaaaatataaacactgCAACTTTAGCAACTAAACTTACACTGACAATTACTAGGCTGACAAGTAATGGAGTGTCCTGTACTAAACcttgtaatatttattcatacttaCAGATACTACCACCACTAACAAATCTTGTCATTCTGACAACCTCCAAAAGCTGTCTAAGCCATTCTTCCACATCCTTATCACCTGCACCATTTTGGATCATGACACAAACATCAAATGCACAAGCATCTGAAATAATAGCATTGGGTGAATTTCTGCTATCGATCTGCAAGTTTCCTACATATTTTCTGCcactttcacaaaaaatatatactgttgcAACTTTTCAACATAATGCAGAACTAAAAAGTACCAAATATTTACCAAGATGCACCTGAGACAGGTTATCATTGTCTTGAATCACATCTCGCAAAGATTTCCTGCATCTTTCTCGATATATTTTCTTTGCCTTCTCACCTGCTTTACACGGATCCTCCTAAATTGAACTAACAGATctttagtattttaaaatttacggAATATCATAGCAACAACATACCGTAATACGTCTCAATTTCAAAACTATAAAATTGAACTTCAAAAAATGTATCTTAGCAGCAAGCCACAACATACCCTTGACTAACAGATAAAACATACCCCAcaactaatgaataaaaaaaatgttcctttgtttttgtatcagaAATACAGGCTTCCTACATATTAAAAATCCGATTCTGACAATTGAGAGAAATCTAAACATTAATGAAATGCTAAAATGTTGAAGTTGTTTGCCTGATGGGTATCATCCTTACCGTTTCACTTTTGAAACACTCTGGGCATGGATCACTGCAAGCTGGATTGCCTTGGTCACTAGTCTGCAAATAACAGGTCTGACTAGTTAATCCTGTGGTAACAAATACTACACTTTATTATGGCCATCATGAAACTCCTTAAAAACATTACCATCCATGAGGAAGGGAACGCCATAGGGAACTTGGTCAGAGGCTCAACAATATTATTCCTGGTGGTAAAATCATCATCCTTGTAAGAGCTGAAATGGCCGCAGAGTCCATTCAAGTTTCCAGTGTGA comes from the Macrobrachium rosenbergii isolate ZJJX-2024 chromosome 3, ASM4041242v1, whole genome shotgun sequence genome and includes:
- the LOC136853029 gene encoding uncharacterized protein — encoded protein: MDKGLTFILLTLITVNVAESRVIPSVSDLNILPVHRGCCFGYQNYDHLDVVLTLPDACLRLICNNGEIEAQYVGKPGQRDCCEFNGLLYADKSELPLQCFTFECRKGHWYTNGTIHDCCKHCALYNDPHIKTFDGHSYDWHGTCNYSVAQPSFTHSPEFGIFSDFSACNGRASCLSRTTFKDNSNTVIVFDHGMTSSYTVNGELKTVTSLGVSQVTSSVGIHPVLVWKCNQCLAMAGSSQLTILVCPNRMDVWAHPSHTGNLNGLCGHFSSYKDDDFTTRNNIVEPLTKFPMAFPSSWMTSDQGNPACSDPCPECFKSETEDPCKAGEKAKKIYRERCRKSLRDVIQDNDNLSQVHLDACAFDVCVMIQNGAGDKDVEEWLRQLLEVVRMTRFVSGGSICDPCSKGCNKLYDPVCGTDGKTYGNPCILEVAICNDKTLGLKHKGECGDTCIQACPENYDPVCGTDGRTYGNNCALGVASCMNKCIGFKHVGECSPGCPIEICTLEYRPICGSNGVTYGNECSFNSAKCDNPCLEKRHDGECLSQIGRSSSQESPDLDDNLDLGKILNAENAVNAENAVNAENAIHAKNALSAENADNAVHAKNAGNAENAVNAENAVNAINAVFALNLVKSDTAEKHIVPPLRLAPTGSEGERESTLGRRTLSANEGSLDAGSTHLPAEVCDCMKKRKLRLRDAIQDFSFLQGIMNDVYGKAAAALGRLSNLPYVLEGQSSYEKVPLPWVFWSKLEEMLIAAEKAEVAMNVSDHKLVTDTKVKIEESCPMDSVSDIFRHLNEAFNEILQVRADFDNHDVSVNLVNHVIENMHFALEKLERADTQFRRNLERLDDRCPNNDV